The Denticeps clupeoides chromosome 5, fDenClu1.1, whole genome shotgun sequence genome includes a region encoding these proteins:
- the scml2 gene encoding sex comb on midleg-like protein 2 isoform X3 produces the protein MGRMTQKDQKDNDKEKLEPFSWEEYLKETSSMAASPSCFRQSRIPPSNDFKVGMKLETHDPRNSTSLCIATVMGMAGIRLRLRLDGSDNTNDFWRLVDSSDIQPIGTCERSGDMLQPPLGFRMNASSWPMFLLRTLSGAEMAPASAFKKEPTKPLQNHFTPGMKLEAVDKKNPYLICPATIGEVKGDEIFVMFDGWRGAFDYWCKYDSRDVFPVGWCSLTKHSLQPPGNSFTLPKSLIPALTSSKPTRRSMQSPYRLPHPLPPLPVRKGVRGRRPKSQTIAMLKAAAEAAAAAAASGQNGAPFTSPELLPRPHKKRGPKPGSKRKPRIDSPAATALPVLTTENRLSAMQTTKDGSNNPVSTVCVYVHKHGNFGPHLDRKLVLQLPDHFGPGPVNTVLQHAVQACVDCAFQPKLLYSFLQSQSDGGEIIRVRSEGGTSYVKLPSASSASFVLRFLEMLCHHLQCDNLFSSQPFSPFSSASHIHSAYDRSKTAETSHVENGIKEDQQFTKESMDTSASPAVTRPQMLRSASEFHSTSSSTPFYPSQSPPLRRHTSNPLEPPATRLHRQVEVASSTTGPDHQAADRDASRLPTKNPSTWTIEEVMQFVRDADPQALGPHAELFRKHEIDGKALMLLRSDMIMKYMGLKLGPALKLCHHIEKLKQVKP, from the exons ATGGGGAGAATGACGCAGAAAG ACCAAAAAGACAATGATAAAGAGAAACTGG AGCCTTTCTCGTGGGAGGAGTACCTGAAGGAAACTTCATCAATGGCTGCTTCTCCCAGCTGCTTTAGACAG TCTAGGATTCCTCCGAGCAATGATTTCAAAGTGGGAATGAAGCTTGAGACTCATGACCCACGGAACTCCACTTCTCTGTGCATCGCCACGGTGATGGGCATGGCAGGGATACGGTTGCGGCTCCGTCTGGATGGCAGCGACAACACCAACGACTTTTGGCGGCTGGTGGACTCTTCTGACATCCAGCCCATTGGCACGTGTGAGAGAAGTGGAGACATGCTCCAGCCACCTCTGG GCTTTCGGATGAATGCTTCTTCTTGGCCAATGTTTCTGTTAAGAACTTTAAGTGGAGCAGAAATGGCTCCAGCAAGTGCTTTTAAAAAG GAGCCGACAAAGCCCCTCCAAAACCACTTCACACCTGGCATGAAGCTGGAGGCTGTTGATAAGAAGAACCCATACCTGATTTGCCCCGCCACAATTGGTGAGGTGAAGGGCGATGAGATCTTTGTCATGTTTGACGGATGGAGGGGGGCCTTCGACTACTGGTGCAAATACGATTCCAGGGACGTGTTTCCAGTAGGCTGGTGCTCCCTTACCAAACACAGCCTGCAGCCGCCTGGCAACAGTT TCACCCTTCCGAAAAGCCTCATTCCGGCCTTGACCTCATCCAAGCCGACCCGCCGATCCATGCAGTCCCCGTACAGACTGCCCCACCCGCTGCCCCCCCTGCCCGTCAGGAAGGGAGTGCGGGGGCGGCGACCCAAGAGCCAGACAATCGCCATGCTGAAGGCCGCGgccgaggcggcggcggcggcggcagcatcTGGACAGAATGGTGCGCCGTTCACCTCCCCAGAGCTCCTGCCTCGGCCCCACAAGAAGAGAGGCCCGAAACCAGGCAGTAAG AGGAAGCCGCGCATTGATTCCCCTGCTGCCACTGCTCTGCCTGTGCTGACCACAGAAAACCGGCTCTCGGCCATGCAGACGACTAAGGACGGGTCCAACAATCCGGTCTCCACAG tgtgtgtgtacgtgcacaAGCATGGGAACTTCGGGCCTCACCTCGACCGCAAGTTGGTGCTGCAGCTGCCCGACCACTTCGGACCTGGCCCGGTAAACACGGTTCTGCAGCACGCCGTGCAGGCCTGCGTGGACTGCGCCTTCCAGCCCAAGCTCCTCTATTCCTTCCTGCAGTCGCAGTCCGACGGCGGGGAGATCATCAGAG TTCGTTCTGAAGGGGGCACCAGCTACGTGAAGCTGCCATCCGCCTCCAGCGCCTCATTTGTGCTGCGTTTCCTAGAGATGCTGTGCCACCACCTGCAGTGTGACAACCTCTTCAGCAGCCAACCCTTCAGCCCGTTCAGCTCCgcctcacacatacacagtgcCTATGACAGGAGCAAGACAG CAGAGACGTCACATGTCGAGAACGGCATTAAAGAAGACCAACAGTTTACAAAAGAGTCCATGGACACGTCCGCGAGCCCAGCGGTGACCAGGCCGCAGATGCTGAGGAGCGCGTCAGAGTTTCACTCCACTTCCAGCAGCACTCCCTTCTACCCCAGCCAATCCCCGCCCCTTCGCCGCCACACCTCCAACCCTCTCGAGCCCCCTGCCACCCGCCTGCACAGACAAGTGGAAG TTGCCAGctccaccactggcccagaccACCAGGCTGCTGACCGTGATGCCAGCAGGCTCCCCACTAAGAACCCCTCTACCTGGACCATTGAGGAAGTGATGCAGTTTGTGCGTGACGCAGACCCACAAGCACTGGGCCCCCATGCAGAGCTCTTCAGAAAGCAT GAAATTGATGGAAAGGCCCTGATGTTGCTGAGGAGCGATATGATCATGAAATACATGGGGCTCAAGCTGGGCCCAGCACTGAAACTCTGTCACCACATCGAGAAACTCAAACAGGTGAAACCCTAG
- the scml2 gene encoding sex comb on midleg-like protein 2 isoform X1: MGRMTQKDQKDNDKEKLEPFSWEEYLKETSSMAASPSCFRQSRIPPSNDFKVGMKLETHDPRNSTSLCIATVMGMAGIRLRLRLDGSDNTNDFWRLVDSSDIQPIGTCERSGDMLQPPLGFRMNASSWPMFLLRTLSGAEMAPASAFKKEPTKPLQNHFTPGMKLEAVDKKNPYLICPATIGEVKGDEIFVMFDGWRGAFDYWCKYDSRDVFPVGWCSLTKHSLQPPGNSFTLPKSLIPALTSSKPTRRSMQSPYRLPHPLPPLPVRKGVRGRRPKSQTIAMLKAAAEAAAAAAASGQNGAPFTSPELLPRPHKKRGPKPGSKRKPRIDSPAATALPVLTTENRLSAMQTTKDGSNNPVSTVCVYVHKHGNFGPHLDRKLVLQLPDHFGPGPVNTVLQHAVQACVDCAFQPKLLYSFLQSQSDGGEIIRVRSEGGTSYVKLPSASSASFVLRFLEMLCHHLQCDNLFSSQPFSPFSSASHIHSAYDRSKTAETSHVENGIKEDQQFTKESMDTSASPAVTRPQMLRSASEFHSTSSSTPFYPSQSPPLRRHTSNPLEPPATRLHRQVEGRPFASSTTGPDHQAADRDASRLPTKNPSTWTIEEVMQFVRDADPQALGPHAELFRKHEIDGKALMLLRSDMIMKYMGLKLGPALKLCHHIEKLKQVKP, encoded by the exons ATGGGGAGAATGACGCAGAAAG ACCAAAAAGACAATGATAAAGAGAAACTGG AGCCTTTCTCGTGGGAGGAGTACCTGAAGGAAACTTCATCAATGGCTGCTTCTCCCAGCTGCTTTAGACAG TCTAGGATTCCTCCGAGCAATGATTTCAAAGTGGGAATGAAGCTTGAGACTCATGACCCACGGAACTCCACTTCTCTGTGCATCGCCACGGTGATGGGCATGGCAGGGATACGGTTGCGGCTCCGTCTGGATGGCAGCGACAACACCAACGACTTTTGGCGGCTGGTGGACTCTTCTGACATCCAGCCCATTGGCACGTGTGAGAGAAGTGGAGACATGCTCCAGCCACCTCTGG GCTTTCGGATGAATGCTTCTTCTTGGCCAATGTTTCTGTTAAGAACTTTAAGTGGAGCAGAAATGGCTCCAGCAAGTGCTTTTAAAAAG GAGCCGACAAAGCCCCTCCAAAACCACTTCACACCTGGCATGAAGCTGGAGGCTGTTGATAAGAAGAACCCATACCTGATTTGCCCCGCCACAATTGGTGAGGTGAAGGGCGATGAGATCTTTGTCATGTTTGACGGATGGAGGGGGGCCTTCGACTACTGGTGCAAATACGATTCCAGGGACGTGTTTCCAGTAGGCTGGTGCTCCCTTACCAAACACAGCCTGCAGCCGCCTGGCAACAGTT TCACCCTTCCGAAAAGCCTCATTCCGGCCTTGACCTCATCCAAGCCGACCCGCCGATCCATGCAGTCCCCGTACAGACTGCCCCACCCGCTGCCCCCCCTGCCCGTCAGGAAGGGAGTGCGGGGGCGGCGACCCAAGAGCCAGACAATCGCCATGCTGAAGGCCGCGgccgaggcggcggcggcggcggcagcatcTGGACAGAATGGTGCGCCGTTCACCTCCCCAGAGCTCCTGCCTCGGCCCCACAAGAAGAGAGGCCCGAAACCAGGCAGTAAG AGGAAGCCGCGCATTGATTCCCCTGCTGCCACTGCTCTGCCTGTGCTGACCACAGAAAACCGGCTCTCGGCCATGCAGACGACTAAGGACGGGTCCAACAATCCGGTCTCCACAG tgtgtgtgtacgtgcacaAGCATGGGAACTTCGGGCCTCACCTCGACCGCAAGTTGGTGCTGCAGCTGCCCGACCACTTCGGACCTGGCCCGGTAAACACGGTTCTGCAGCACGCCGTGCAGGCCTGCGTGGACTGCGCCTTCCAGCCCAAGCTCCTCTATTCCTTCCTGCAGTCGCAGTCCGACGGCGGGGAGATCATCAGAG TTCGTTCTGAAGGGGGCACCAGCTACGTGAAGCTGCCATCCGCCTCCAGCGCCTCATTTGTGCTGCGTTTCCTAGAGATGCTGTGCCACCACCTGCAGTGTGACAACCTCTTCAGCAGCCAACCCTTCAGCCCGTTCAGCTCCgcctcacacatacacagtgcCTATGACAGGAGCAAGACAG CAGAGACGTCACATGTCGAGAACGGCATTAAAGAAGACCAACAGTTTACAAAAGAGTCCATGGACACGTCCGCGAGCCCAGCGGTGACCAGGCCGCAGATGCTGAGGAGCGCGTCAGAGTTTCACTCCACTTCCAGCAGCACTCCCTTCTACCCCAGCCAATCCCCGCCCCTTCGCCGCCACACCTCCAACCCTCTCGAGCCCCCTGCCACCCGCCTGCACAGACAAGTGGAAGGTAGGCCGT TTGCCAGctccaccactggcccagaccACCAGGCTGCTGACCGTGATGCCAGCAGGCTCCCCACTAAGAACCCCTCTACCTGGACCATTGAGGAAGTGATGCAGTTTGTGCGTGACGCAGACCCACAAGCACTGGGCCCCCATGCAGAGCTCTTCAGAAAGCAT GAAATTGATGGAAAGGCCCTGATGTTGCTGAGGAGCGATATGATCATGAAATACATGGGGCTCAAGCTGGGCCCAGCACTGAAACTCTGTCACCACATCGAGAAACTCAAACAGGTGAAACCCTAG
- the scml2 gene encoding polycomb protein SCMH1 isoform X4 codes for MKLETHDPRNSTSLCIATVMGMAGIRLRLRLDGSDNTNDFWRLVDSSDIQPIGTCERSGDMLQPPLGFRMNASSWPMFLLRTLSGAEMAPASAFKKEPTKPLQNHFTPGMKLEAVDKKNPYLICPATIGEVKGDEIFVMFDGWRGAFDYWCKYDSRDVFPVGWCSLTKHSLQPPGNSFTLPKSLIPALTSSKPTRRSMQSPYRLPHPLPPLPVRKGVRGRRPKSQTIAMLKAAAEAAAAAAASGQNGAPFTSPELLPRPHKKRGPKPGSKRKPRIDSPAATALPVLTTENRLSAMQTTKDGSNNPVSTVCVYVHKHGNFGPHLDRKLVLQLPDHFGPGPVNTVLQHAVQACVDCAFQPKLLYSFLQSQSDGGEIIRVRSEGGTSYVKLPSASSASFVLRFLEMLCHHLQCDNLFSSQPFSPFSSASHIHSAYDRSKTAETSHVENGIKEDQQFTKESMDTSASPAVTRPQMLRSASEFHSTSSSTPFYPSQSPPLRRHTSNPLEPPATRLHRQVEGRPFASSTTGPDHQAADRDASRLPTKNPSTWTIEEVMQFVRDADPQALGPHAELFRKHEIDGKALMLLRSDMIMKYMGLKLGPALKLCHHIEKLKQVKP; via the exons ATGAAGCTTGAGACTCATGACCCACGGAACTCCACTTCTCTGTGCATCGCCACGGTGATGGGCATGGCAGGGATACGGTTGCGGCTCCGTCTGGATGGCAGCGACAACACCAACGACTTTTGGCGGCTGGTGGACTCTTCTGACATCCAGCCCATTGGCACGTGTGAGAGAAGTGGAGACATGCTCCAGCCACCTCTGG GCTTTCGGATGAATGCTTCTTCTTGGCCAATGTTTCTGTTAAGAACTTTAAGTGGAGCAGAAATGGCTCCAGCAAGTGCTTTTAAAAAG GAGCCGACAAAGCCCCTCCAAAACCACTTCACACCTGGCATGAAGCTGGAGGCTGTTGATAAGAAGAACCCATACCTGATTTGCCCCGCCACAATTGGTGAGGTGAAGGGCGATGAGATCTTTGTCATGTTTGACGGATGGAGGGGGGCCTTCGACTACTGGTGCAAATACGATTCCAGGGACGTGTTTCCAGTAGGCTGGTGCTCCCTTACCAAACACAGCCTGCAGCCGCCTGGCAACAGTT TCACCCTTCCGAAAAGCCTCATTCCGGCCTTGACCTCATCCAAGCCGACCCGCCGATCCATGCAGTCCCCGTACAGACTGCCCCACCCGCTGCCCCCCCTGCCCGTCAGGAAGGGAGTGCGGGGGCGGCGACCCAAGAGCCAGACAATCGCCATGCTGAAGGCCGCGgccgaggcggcggcggcggcggcagcatcTGGACAGAATGGTGCGCCGTTCACCTCCCCAGAGCTCCTGCCTCGGCCCCACAAGAAGAGAGGCCCGAAACCAGGCAGTAAG AGGAAGCCGCGCATTGATTCCCCTGCTGCCACTGCTCTGCCTGTGCTGACCACAGAAAACCGGCTCTCGGCCATGCAGACGACTAAGGACGGGTCCAACAATCCGGTCTCCACAG tgtgtgtgtacgtgcacaAGCATGGGAACTTCGGGCCTCACCTCGACCGCAAGTTGGTGCTGCAGCTGCCCGACCACTTCGGACCTGGCCCGGTAAACACGGTTCTGCAGCACGCCGTGCAGGCCTGCGTGGACTGCGCCTTCCAGCCCAAGCTCCTCTATTCCTTCCTGCAGTCGCAGTCCGACGGCGGGGAGATCATCAGAG TTCGTTCTGAAGGGGGCACCAGCTACGTGAAGCTGCCATCCGCCTCCAGCGCCTCATTTGTGCTGCGTTTCCTAGAGATGCTGTGCCACCACCTGCAGTGTGACAACCTCTTCAGCAGCCAACCCTTCAGCCCGTTCAGCTCCgcctcacacatacacagtgcCTATGACAGGAGCAAGACAG CAGAGACGTCACATGTCGAGAACGGCATTAAAGAAGACCAACAGTTTACAAAAGAGTCCATGGACACGTCCGCGAGCCCAGCGGTGACCAGGCCGCAGATGCTGAGGAGCGCGTCAGAGTTTCACTCCACTTCCAGCAGCACTCCCTTCTACCCCAGCCAATCCCCGCCCCTTCGCCGCCACACCTCCAACCCTCTCGAGCCCCCTGCCACCCGCCTGCACAGACAAGTGGAAGGTAGGCCGT TTGCCAGctccaccactggcccagaccACCAGGCTGCTGACCGTGATGCCAGCAGGCTCCCCACTAAGAACCCCTCTACCTGGACCATTGAGGAAGTGATGCAGTTTGTGCGTGACGCAGACCCACAAGCACTGGGCCCCCATGCAGAGCTCTTCAGAAAGCAT GAAATTGATGGAAAGGCCCTGATGTTGCTGAGGAGCGATATGATCATGAAATACATGGGGCTCAAGCTGGGCCCAGCACTGAAACTCTGTCACCACATCGAGAAACTCAAACAGGTGAAACCCTAG
- the scml2 gene encoding sex comb on midleg-like protein 2 isoform X2, whose translation MGRMTQKDQKDNDKEKLEPFSWEEYLKETSSMAASPSCFRQSRIPPSNDFKVGMKLETHDPRNSTSLCIATVMGMAGIRLRLRLDGSDNTNDFWRLVDSSDIQPIGTCERSGDMLQPPLGFRMNASSWPMFLLRTLSGAEMAPASAFKKEPTKPLQNHFTPGMKLEAVDKKNPYLICPATIGEVKGDEIFVMFDGWRGAFDYWCKYDSRDVFPVGWCSLTKHSLQPPGNSFTLPKSLIPALTSSKPTRRSMQSPYRLPHPLPPLPVRKGVRGRRPKSQTIAMLKAAAEAAAAAAASGQNGAPFTSPELLPRPHKKRGPKPGSKRKPRIDSPAATALPVLTTENRLSAMQTTKDGSNNPVSTVCVYVHKHGNFGPHLDRKLVLQLPDHFGPGPVNTVLQHAVQACVDCAFQPKLLYSFLQSQSDGGEIIRVRSEGGTSYVKLPSASSASFVLRFLEMLCHHLQCDNLFSSQPFSPFSSASHIHSAYDRSKTETSHVENGIKEDQQFTKESMDTSASPAVTRPQMLRSASEFHSTSSSTPFYPSQSPPLRRHTSNPLEPPATRLHRQVEGRPFASSTTGPDHQAADRDASRLPTKNPSTWTIEEVMQFVRDADPQALGPHAELFRKHEIDGKALMLLRSDMIMKYMGLKLGPALKLCHHIEKLKQVKP comes from the exons ATGGGGAGAATGACGCAGAAAG ACCAAAAAGACAATGATAAAGAGAAACTGG AGCCTTTCTCGTGGGAGGAGTACCTGAAGGAAACTTCATCAATGGCTGCTTCTCCCAGCTGCTTTAGACAG TCTAGGATTCCTCCGAGCAATGATTTCAAAGTGGGAATGAAGCTTGAGACTCATGACCCACGGAACTCCACTTCTCTGTGCATCGCCACGGTGATGGGCATGGCAGGGATACGGTTGCGGCTCCGTCTGGATGGCAGCGACAACACCAACGACTTTTGGCGGCTGGTGGACTCTTCTGACATCCAGCCCATTGGCACGTGTGAGAGAAGTGGAGACATGCTCCAGCCACCTCTGG GCTTTCGGATGAATGCTTCTTCTTGGCCAATGTTTCTGTTAAGAACTTTAAGTGGAGCAGAAATGGCTCCAGCAAGTGCTTTTAAAAAG GAGCCGACAAAGCCCCTCCAAAACCACTTCACACCTGGCATGAAGCTGGAGGCTGTTGATAAGAAGAACCCATACCTGATTTGCCCCGCCACAATTGGTGAGGTGAAGGGCGATGAGATCTTTGTCATGTTTGACGGATGGAGGGGGGCCTTCGACTACTGGTGCAAATACGATTCCAGGGACGTGTTTCCAGTAGGCTGGTGCTCCCTTACCAAACACAGCCTGCAGCCGCCTGGCAACAGTT TCACCCTTCCGAAAAGCCTCATTCCGGCCTTGACCTCATCCAAGCCGACCCGCCGATCCATGCAGTCCCCGTACAGACTGCCCCACCCGCTGCCCCCCCTGCCCGTCAGGAAGGGAGTGCGGGGGCGGCGACCCAAGAGCCAGACAATCGCCATGCTGAAGGCCGCGgccgaggcggcggcggcggcggcagcatcTGGACAGAATGGTGCGCCGTTCACCTCCCCAGAGCTCCTGCCTCGGCCCCACAAGAAGAGAGGCCCGAAACCAGGCAGTAAG AGGAAGCCGCGCATTGATTCCCCTGCTGCCACTGCTCTGCCTGTGCTGACCACAGAAAACCGGCTCTCGGCCATGCAGACGACTAAGGACGGGTCCAACAATCCGGTCTCCACAG tgtgtgtgtacgtgcacaAGCATGGGAACTTCGGGCCTCACCTCGACCGCAAGTTGGTGCTGCAGCTGCCCGACCACTTCGGACCTGGCCCGGTAAACACGGTTCTGCAGCACGCCGTGCAGGCCTGCGTGGACTGCGCCTTCCAGCCCAAGCTCCTCTATTCCTTCCTGCAGTCGCAGTCCGACGGCGGGGAGATCATCAGAG TTCGTTCTGAAGGGGGCACCAGCTACGTGAAGCTGCCATCCGCCTCCAGCGCCTCATTTGTGCTGCGTTTCCTAGAGATGCTGTGCCACCACCTGCAGTGTGACAACCTCTTCAGCAGCCAACCCTTCAGCCCGTTCAGCTCCgcctcacacatacacagtgcCTATGACAGGAGCAAGACAG AGACGTCACATGTCGAGAACGGCATTAAAGAAGACCAACAGTTTACAAAAGAGTCCATGGACACGTCCGCGAGCCCAGCGGTGACCAGGCCGCAGATGCTGAGGAGCGCGTCAGAGTTTCACTCCACTTCCAGCAGCACTCCCTTCTACCCCAGCCAATCCCCGCCCCTTCGCCGCCACACCTCCAACCCTCTCGAGCCCCCTGCCACCCGCCTGCACAGACAAGTGGAAGGTAGGCCGT TTGCCAGctccaccactggcccagaccACCAGGCTGCTGACCGTGATGCCAGCAGGCTCCCCACTAAGAACCCCTCTACCTGGACCATTGAGGAAGTGATGCAGTTTGTGCGTGACGCAGACCCACAAGCACTGGGCCCCCATGCAGAGCTCTTCAGAAAGCAT GAAATTGATGGAAAGGCCCTGATGTTGCTGAGGAGCGATATGATCATGAAATACATGGGGCTCAAGCTGGGCCCAGCACTGAAACTCTGTCACCACATCGAGAAACTCAAACAGGTGAAACCCTAG